In the Candidatus Angelobacter sp. genome, CTTCCTCGATGTCCATTCCGCCCTCGGTGCTGACCATCACGATGGGCCGCGACACCGCGCGGTCGAGCAGCACGGCGAGGTAAAATTCCTTCTTGATGTTGGAAGCGGCTTCGACGAGCAGCTTGCCGACGACGCGGCCTTCGGGTCCAGTCTGTCTGGTGACGAGCGCCTGGCCGAGCATGGCTTTTGCGCGCTCGAAAACTTCCGCGGCGGATGAGCAGACTTTCACGCCTCCCTGCAAACCGCTCTTGAAGGTGCCTTTGCCGCGGCCCCCGGCGTGAATCTGGGATTTGACGACGACGCGCTTGTGGCCAGCGGCAAGAAGTTTTTCCGCGACGGCCTTCGCTTCTTCCGGAGCGCTGGCAACGTTGCCGGGCGGCACCGCCACACCGTATTGAGCGAGGAGCTGTTTGGCCTGGTACTCGTGAATGTTCACCTGTTAGTTCAAACTTAAAGGTCTAAAGTCCGAAGCCGGCCACGAGTTCGGACCCTGGGACCCGCCGGACCTATCGCTGATCGACGGGAACAACTTTCAACCCAACCGGCCCGGTGTATTGGCTCTGAGGACGGATCAGGCGGTTGTCGGCCAACTGTTCCAGCAGGTGCGCCGTCCAGCCGGCGGTGCGCGCGATGGCGAAGACAGGTGTGAACAGGTCGGTCGGAATACCCAGCGAGTAATAGACCGTTGCGGAGTAGAAGTCCACGTTGGCGTTCAGTTTTTTCTCCTTGAGCATGAGTTCGGCGATGCGCTCGCTCATCTGAATCCATTTCGGCTCGCCGAGTTTGGAGCTGAGGATTTGTGCCATGCGTTTCAGGTGCGGCGCGCGGGGATCGAGCACCTTGTAAACGCGGTGACCGATGCCCATGATTTTTTTCTTTTGCGCCAAAGCCTCGGCGATGTAGGCATCCACGCGGTCAAGCGAGCCTATCTCCTGCAGCATTTTGATGACGCCCTCGTTCGCGCCGCCGTGCAGCGGGCCTTTGAGCGTGCCGATGGCACTCGTGATGGCCGAATACATGTCACTCAATGTTGCAATCGTGACACGGGCGCTGAACGTGGAGGCGTTCATGCCGTGGTCCGCGTGCAGCACGTAGCACAAGTCCAGCGTGTTCGTCTTTTCGGCCGAAGGTTTCTCGCCGTCAATCATGTAGAGAAAATTCGCTGCCTCACCCAGCGACGGCTCAGGCGGCAGCAAAATCCTGCCCTGACGGTAACGATGGTAATACGCGGTGATGACCGGTATGCGCGCGATGAGGCGAAGCGCCTTTAAACGGTTTTCATCCATCGAATCGTTGTCGGCCTCGGGATCGAAGCATCCCAACGCGGAAACGGCCGTGCGGATGACGTGCATCGGGGGCGCGTCCTTGGGAAATTTTTTAATGATTTCGACGACGCCCTTGGGCAGTTCACGCTTGGCAGCGAGCAGGCCTTTCAGTTCGTCCAGTTCTTTGCGGTTGGGCAGATGGTCGTGGTGCAGCAAATGGACCACCTCCTCGAAGGTCACCTTGCCGGCGAGTTCGTTGATGTCGTAGCCGCAGTAAATCAGCTGGCCAATGTCGCCGCGGACGTCGCTGAGCCCGGTTGCGGCGGCGACGACGCCTTCCAGGCCTTTGGCGGGGGTGGGGGAATTGCTCATCGTGGTGTTGCTGGCTCGTTTCTCGGTTGTACTTGTTTCAATCGTTCTCGAAAAAAATCAATTTAGGAAAGGTGCCCGGACGCGTCAACGGTTTTAACCTGAAAAAATGGAGAAGACGCGCGGCGCCCGGCATTTGCCTTGAATCGCCGCGGCGGGACATGCAGATTGCGCGCGTTGATGAAACTGGCGGCTGTGTCGTTCGTGTTGCTGGCCGGTTTGCTGACGGCCTCCGCGCAAAACGCTTTAAGCAAACTGGAGCGGACACGCCTCTTCGGCGGCGAATATGTCCGGCTGGCCGACTGGGCAAGGTCATACGGGTTCCACCTCTCTGCGGCGCGCAGCAAGGACGAGGTGCTCCTGACCAACGCGGGGTCCAGACTGGTGTTCGCGGTTGATTCACACCGCGCGGAAATCAATGGCGTGACGGTGTTGCTTTCCGCGCCGGTTGCCGCACGCAACGGCACGGTGTTCATCGCCTTGCTGGATTTGCAGACGGCGATACATCCGGTGCTGTTTCCCGAAAAGAGCGCGGTCAGCGCGCCGATCATGAGTGTTTGCCTCGACCCCGGTCACGGCGGAAAAGATCCTGGCAACGAGGAAGGCCGCAGACAGGAGAAGGAATACACGCTGATGCTGGCGCGGGAGGTGCGCGAGCGGTTGGTTGCCGCGGGTCTGAAGACCACGCTGACCCGCAGCGGTGACAGTTTTGTTCCGTTGTCGGACCGGCCGGAGATCGCCAGACAGCGCGATGCCGATCTGTTTGTAAGCCTTCATTTCAACGCGGCCATTGCCGAGAAGGACGTGGTCCAGGGAGTGGAGGTTTATTGCCTTACCCCGCCGGGGGCCAGCTCCACCAACGCGCGCGGCGATTCAGCGGACACCGGCATGTTGACCGGGAACAGATTTGACTCGAAAAACATGCTGCTGGCCTATCAGATCCAGAAGGCGATCGTCAAAACCCTGCCTGCCGAAGATCGTGGAGTGAAACGCGCCCGCTTCGCGGTGTTGCGCACCGCGCGTGTCCCGGCCGTGTTGATCGAAGCGGGTTTCATGTCGCACCCGGTCGAATCGAAAAACATCTTCAACGCGGAATACCGCCAGCGGTTGGCGCGGGCCATCGCGGAGGGCATCCTCGCCTACAAACGGCTGGAGGAACGATGAGCAAAAATGTGGAATCGCCGATCGGCATTTTCGATTCCGGCATTGGCGGTCTCACGGTTGTGCGGCAAATCCACCGCGTCCTGCCGCACGAGGACATCGTGTATCTCGGAGACACCGCGCGTGTTCCTTACGGGACGAAATCGCCGGGCACGGTCATCCGTTTTGCGCGGGAGGACACGCAGTTCTTGATCGGGCAGAAGGTGAAGGCGGTGGTGGCGGCGTGCAACACGGTGTCGGCCTGGGCGCTGACGACCCTGGCCCGTGAATTCGAAGTCCCCGTGTTCGGCGTCATATTTCCTGGCGCGGAAGCGGCCGTGCTGAAGACACGGAACAACCGCATTGGAGTCATTGGCACGACAACGACCATCCGCAGTCAGGCGTACAGTCGCGCAATTCTGGCCCGCGAAGACTCCGCAAAGGTTTTTGCTCGCGCCTGTCCTCTGCTCGTTCCGCTGGTTGAAGAGGGGTGGACGAATCAGCCGGTTACGCTGGCCGTGTTGCGGGCGTACCTTTCGCCGCTGTTGCGCCGCGGCATCGACACCCTGGTGCTGGGCTGCACGCATTATCCGCTTTTGAAGAAGGCGATCCGCGCGGTGGCAGGGAGAAACGTGTCGCTCGTGGATTCAGCTGAAAGCTGCGCACGCTTTTTGAGCGAACATTTGCGGGCCGCCGGTCTGGCGTGCGGAAACAGGCGCCGACCGGGAGTGATCCGGCCGTTTGTAACCGATGAAGCCGAGCGTTTCAACGATTCGGCCAGACGGTTTCTCGGGGCGCCGACGAAACCTGCGCAGAAGGTGGATTTGCCGGCATTCTCCGTTTTTCCTCCGGAGATTGGATGAGGGCCGGGCGCGGCGGCGTTCACACTTTACGTTTCGTGGTCGACGATCCAAGCTGTGAGTTACATGAGCATCGTCACGAAGAATGGAGACAACGGCACGACCGGTCTGATGTACAATCGACGCGTTTCGAAATGCCATCCGCGCGTCGAAGCCTGCGGCAGCGTTGATGAGTTGAACGCTGCGCTTGGCCTGGCGCGCGCGTCGGCAGATCGTGAATTCATCCGCAGCAGTCTGTTTAACATCCAAAAAGATCTCGTGATTTTGATGGGAGAACTGGCCACTGAAACAGACGATCTGCCCCGCTATGCGAAAGACGGCTACTCGACGGTCACGTCCGGGTTGACCGCGGGTTTGGAAAATCTGGTGCGGGAAATCGAATCGCAGAATATCAGCTACAAGGGTTGGGCGACACCGGGCGCGACTCTGAATTCCGCCGCGCTCGACGTTGCGCGCGGCATCTGCCGGCGTGCCGAACGTCGGGCCTGCGGCCTGCGTGAGACAGGCCAACTTCAGAACGCGGAGATCATCGTTTATCTGAATCGCTTGAGCGATTTACTGTGGTTGTTTGCGCGATGGGTTGAAACCCGGCAGATCCCGTCCGGCGATCAGGAGTGACCGGTTTTCAACCGACCCTCTTCAAGACATCGTAGGTGAGAAAGACTTCATCACCGCTTCGCTTGATCGATTTCAGCGCCAGGCGGGCCGCGGCGGCCAGTTTCAACACCGGCGGTCCGTCGGCAATGGTTGGCGCCTGGCGACCACCAAAAACTTTCGGGCAGACAGTCAGGTGCAATTCGTTGACCAATCCATCGCGAAACAGAGAGCCATTGAGTTCACCGCCACCTTCACAAAGCAAACGCTCGATTTTCCACTTGTCCCGCAGCCACATGAATGCCGCGCGAAAATCGATCTCCTGCCCACCAAAAACCTTCACCTCGTCGGCCAGGGCGCGAAGCAGACGCAAGTTGCGTTCGGGAGCCCTCCGGCTGACCAGAACCACGACGGGCGAGAAATGATGACGAAAAATTGCGGCGCGAGGATTTAGCGAACCTGAACCGCTTGCGACGATTCGCAGATTACACTCCGCCAAACCGTTCTTGAGCCGCAAGCGGCGGAATCTCTCCGCGCCGGGGCCGAGGTTGACGCCTTCCTGATCCACGGTCCGGGCACCTGACATGACAGCGTCGGCCGAGGCGCGAAGTTCGAGCAGATGTTCGAAATCCCGCCTGCTGGTGAACGAGGAAACAGCGCGGTTGGCGGTGGCGATCTTGCCGTCGGCGGTCATTGCCATGTTGATGAGAACGAACGGCAGCTTCATAAGATCAACATC is a window encoding:
- a CDS encoding citrate synthase, with amino-acid sequence MSNSPTPAKGLEGVVAAATGLSDVRGDIGQLIYCGYDINELAGKVTFEEVVHLLHHDHLPNRKELDELKGLLAAKRELPKGVVEIIKKFPKDAPPMHVIRTAVSALGCFDPEADNDSMDENRLKALRLIARIPVITAYYHRYRQGRILLPPEPSLGEAANFLYMIDGEKPSAEKTNTLDLCYVLHADHGMNASTFSARVTIATLSDMYSAITSAIGTLKGPLHGGANEGVIKMLQEIGSLDRVDAYIAEALAQKKKIMGIGHRVYKVLDPRAPHLKRMAQILSSKLGEPKWIQMSERIAELMLKEKKLNANVDFYSATVYYSLGIPTDLFTPVFAIARTAGWTAHLLEQLADNRLIRPQSQYTGPVGLKVVPVDQR
- a CDS encoding N-acetylmuramoyl-L-alanine amidase, yielding MKLAAVSFVLLAGLLTASAQNALSKLERTRLFGGEYVRLADWARSYGFHLSAARSKDEVLLTNAGSRLVFAVDSHRAEINGVTVLLSAPVAARNGTVFIALLDLQTAIHPVLFPEKSAVSAPIMSVCLDPGHGGKDPGNEEGRRQEKEYTLMLAREVRERLVAAGLKTTLTRSGDSFVPLSDRPEIARQRDADLFVSLHFNAAIAEKDVVQGVEVYCLTPPGASSTNARGDSADTGMLTGNRFDSKNMLLAYQIQKAIVKTLPAEDRGVKRARFAVLRTARVPAVLIEAGFMSHPVESKNIFNAEYRQRLARAIAEGILAYKRLEER
- the murI gene encoding glutamate racemase: MSKNVESPIGIFDSGIGGLTVVRQIHRVLPHEDIVYLGDTARVPYGTKSPGTVIRFAREDTQFLIGQKVKAVVAACNTVSAWALTTLAREFEVPVFGVIFPGAEAAVLKTRNNRIGVIGTTTTIRSQAYSRAILAREDSAKVFARACPLLVPLVEEGWTNQPVTLAVLRAYLSPLLRRGIDTLVLGCTHYPLLKKAIRAVAGRNVSLVDSAESCARFLSEHLRAAGLACGNRRRPGVIRPFVTDEAERFNDSARRFLGAPTKPAQKVDLPAFSVFPPEIG
- a CDS encoding cob(I)yrinic acid a,c-diamide adenosyltransferase yields the protein MSIVTKNGDNGTTGLMYNRRVSKCHPRVEACGSVDELNAALGLARASADREFIRSSLFNIQKDLVILMGELATETDDLPRYAKDGYSTVTSGLTAGLENLVREIESQNISYKGWATPGATLNSAALDVARGICRRAERRACGLRETGQLQNAEIIVYLNRLSDLLWLFARWVETRQIPSGDQE
- a CDS encoding dihydrofolate reductase family protein, whose translation is MKLPFVLINMAMTADGKIATANRAVSSFTSRRDFEHLLELRASADAVMSGARTVDQEGVNLGPGAERFRRLRLKNGLAECNLRIVASGSGSLNPRAAIFRHHFSPVVVLVSRRAPERNLRLLRALADEVKVFGGQEIDFRAAFMWLRDKWKIERLLCEGGGELNGSLFRDGLVNELHLTVCPKVFGGRQAPTIADGPPVLKLAAAARLALKSIKRSGDEVFLTYDVLKRVG